The Lolium rigidum isolate FL_2022 chromosome 2, APGP_CSIRO_Lrig_0.1, whole genome shotgun sequence genomic interval TTTGATGATAGATTTGGCATTATATGTGTTGATATTTTtcctataaacttggtcaaacttaaaacgtTCTGACTTATACATGGATGGCGGGAGTAACAAAGGTATTTGAATGATAAGATAGAGTACATGTGAGCCAAGAGGGTGGGCAAGGATTCCCAAACAAAATAGAGATCGCGTACCTTTTACGGATGTTATCGTTGGGCGAGATGCAATCTTGCTTCATGCATACTTTTATTATCTCATCGACCTCCTTCCTAGATAACTCATTCAAGTCACGAACCTACAGGATGAAATAGACATATTAACTGTTGTGGAATCAAAGATTGAGAGCATAAACATAATCAATTTCAAATCCAAACTAAACCGCTCAGTCCTTTCCATCAACTCCAGATATGTATGCTAACTTTCAACTGCAGATTCAGTGTGTATGCTCCTTGATATCTGCTCTAACTAATATATTTAATCTGGAAGGTACTAGCTCGGTAAATTGAATACCTTAtttaacaacaaatatttttcttCACCTACTCTCTCGAGAGCAAGTGTTACAGAGTTCAGAAGATCTGAAACCATTTGAAGAGTTGGTTGCTGCTGACCATGTTCGCTGTTATCACCGACTGAGATCTGCAAGGTCAATTTGCAGAATGTTAGCAACGGCATATGAAAAATATAAAGCACCAAAGAATTGGACTGCATGAGACTTATACATGAGCAGCCACATATATAATGCTGCATTGGCCACTTAGTTCAATTTCATAATCTCCTTTGTTGATTCGGTACAATGGTACTAACTGCAAAGTGTTTTGCACGATTGCAGGAAGTTATCTATATTGGTTAGCACTACATAGATCACGTTATAGAaaatttaaacatgtttattttGTAAATATCATAAGTTGATGTGTTCACACAAGCATATTACTTTGAAATGAACAATCAAAGTTCCATACTCAAGACCGCCAAAGCATCTATTAAGGCCATGTGCAGTAACATGTGGAACATAATTGGTGTAACATTTTTAACACACCAACTGGAAATTTTGGAAAAATCTGGAATTTAACAGCATAAAATATATATTAAATTTTAATTTATAGAGACAAACAATAAAGGCTACTTCACAAACCTCACACCTAACGACTACACCGCACAAGTAACAGATTATTACTAACAACATTCTGTCAAAACGTATGATGACTGCACCAAGATATCAAAATCTCCAAAAATACTTATTATCCTTTATTGGTATTTGGTATGAAACCTGATAGTACGAGAGGACATGACCAAGAACAAAAAATGAATATGGGTTCAAAACTACATCACTTACTTGAAACCGCATATTCTTCTTCGTAGCCAGAAAATATAGGTAAGATATCAGGCCAAAGCAGAGACCAAATAATACCAACTCTGACTTCTGGTTCTGGTAAGCAGTGAAGTTTACATGTATTAGCAGAGTCCCAGGTGCATAAGAGAGCATAAATAGAAGACAAGGGCTTACTTCAATCATATTTGGTGATTGAATGAGATTCAGAGACCCAAAATCAAGACTAAAAAGAGAATGCATCATTGAGAATAGATCTTGGACATAGCTGCATTCATCATTTTCCTCATATGCCCATACCTATAAAGTATAGGGTGAAAGTGAATCCGCCATAATAGAAAATACCAAAGTCAAATGAGAAGCAAATAGCAAACCTTGCTGAGAATAGAAACCACCATATTAAGCCGCTCCAAGGTGAAGGCATTAGCTCCAGATATGTTCTCTCTTAAAATGCTATTAAAAATTGACTGATTTTGCTTGGCAAAATCCACTATCTCACGTACAATTTTGTTCTTCACCTGAATCAAAATTCAAGTTTCAACAGAAGGACAGAAATACAGAAATTCTGTAGACTACTATCAAAGCAAAAACTGCATCTCAAGTAAAGCTCATTGTCACTAATAGGGCCACGATCCCCATCAAGACTGTTGATTATGGAAGCTCAATGCTACTTAGATcgaatttttatttaatttaaatATTTAAATGTCCCTGAAGTTGTGTCATTGTAATTTTCAGATTGACAAAATAGGAAGACTATGGGAAAAATTATGCTACATTAATTACCCCAGTCACAAGTGTGATATCCTTCCAACTGCATCATCAAGTCGAGTATATTTCCATCTAATTTCTCCTTTTTTAAGTttgtttatttttaaaaataatatcacgAGGCCATCCCCAATTGTGACTGTCAAAAAGTTGAACTTCCAAAACAAAATGACATTTAACCTTCATAGTTTGTTCTGTGTCAATAACCTTTTTTTCCCAATGCATTATGCACATGTCATGAAAAATATGTGGATTCCATTATAGTAGTAACTATATAAATTTTATTTCAGAATGCACTATGCATATGAGATGAAGAAATGTGGATCAGACATATAAGCTAACCTCAAGAAAATCAGCTGAGTCCACAAGTGATGTGAAAGATGTGACTATTCGCAGGACTGGTGCAGTAAGTGAACGCTTCTTGTCAATTTCCACAGCTCGTTCCTTCACAACATTGGAGTTTAGCCTTGAATTTCCCTGATAATATACTAATACTGTAAGCGCGTCTGCACAAAAAATAggagttaattaagaaataaaagGTGTCAACTTCATGGCGCACCTTTTTCTGATAACCCAAGAGGTTGCATGATGAAAGATTTTGTAAAGCCCCCATGGACAATAAAATCTGAGAGCCATATTTGCCATAATGGTGACTGATTCTCAGAAGTAACGAAAACTGAGCATCAGCAGTGCAAAACCGTTGTGAAAACTCTGAGGAGAATGACATGTCCTGCAAAACCAAGAGAAAGTTGACAAAAAAGACAGGGAAAAGCAAGACCAACGGACAAAGAGCTACAGACACCAATATTCATTGCTAGTGATAATTACAAACCACAAGCTATAGGGCATGAAAGAAAATCTATCACAACAAACCGTGACTAACCTTTTCCACACAAACCCCATCTTAGTGGGGTGGTTCATCTTTAATACTAGATATGTGTACTAAAAGACAAAATAATGAAAAATAATGCAGTTCTCAGGCTTCATAAAGCCATAGAGATATGTAGTCACAGCCTTTCCGTAAAAAAACATAGGCATACCTACAGTTTCTCGTTTCAGAATTCCGAGAGTAAAAAAGGCCATAAAACAATCAGATATAGGGGTTGTTCGATACATGCACAGAACCTGTTTCCTACAAGTCAGAACAGCAACCTAACAGAATAAAACATTGTTTGGATAAGCTCAAGATTCTGTGGATATAGAGAACTTGGTTCTCGGAAACCTCAGATTTCGCATTTTGAGACAAACAATTATTAGTGGTTTTTCCAGAAAATACATTTCCATGTACTCAATAATAACTAACTCCTTCTGTCCCGTTAGTTTCTAACAACTTCATCGCATCTGCTTGCCTTTTGCCGTTCGTCACCTCGGGAAAAACTTTTTTAACCCAAGCAAGATTTTCTATAACCTGATTCTTAACAGAAAAAATAGTAAAAATGATTATCCTAAAAGTCAGTCTAAAACCCGTTTTCTAAAATCTGTTTCGTAATCATGACTATCCAAACAACCACGTAGAAACATTGGCTGGACCATATATTGATGGTTTAGGATCAATCAATAAAACAGAcatctttcaggaaaatccctaaACAGTTTCACCTTTAAAGTCCTATCCCGACACCCTTTTAGGAAAATGAAAGCCACACTTACTCGATATGCACTTGgcaagccaacgcaaccaaaagtccaaactgatgaaaaggactaggcaatccacttacacACTTCACCACCCCCTCTCACACGCGACACAGAAGTCAACAGGTGGATAGAAGAACGGAGGGTGGAACAACAATTTCAGGATAAACTGCACAAGCCAGGACGCGAACTCAAGAcattgggctctgataccatgtcaagcttcatgcactagccattagaaccaaaagtccgaattgacagaaagggctaggcaatccacttatacacttcaacagcaCTATCCAAAGCTGATATGTTTGCCTAGAATAATTTTCTCTTCTTATTCTCTTATTTTTGTGATTATTATTAATTACACTGCCTAACTGTAACACTGACACACAGAGGGACAAGAACGAAAAAGACGCTCCACAACACAAGCACATATTCATTTGTTGGCAATAAGGGAGTGGTTTAATAAGACAATGCCTAAAACTAGGCAAGAAAATGTTAAAACAAGAGGAAACAAAGCTTACACCTTTGAGAAATAGTTGCTAACATCACTTAGACAGGATCTGAGAATTCCTCGACTTTGAAGCTGGTTTAAGAAATACTTGTCATGGTCAATACTAATTAATGAATCAAGAACATAAAATGAAATTGCTTTCCCAGCTTCGCTTCCATGGATAGCATCCTTAGTAACCTGTAATAGAACAAAACTGTAATGAATCATAATACATTCAATGAAATGCTTAGTAAATTTACTCAATTTACAACTTCTATGAGTCCTAGGGTTGGTAGATAACTCTTATCATACAACAGTCAACAGTTCAATAATTATAAATTGAAAATGGTGTATGCAAGATCCAAAACCATCTCAAGATCAAGAACACCATAACCATGACCAGGTGTGGTGGGCAATGCATAAAAAAAGCCCACATGGCCTCTTTGATTGAGATTTAGTGGTACTACATATCCATGTCCGAGATGTAGAAGACACTTGCAATCATGAGAATGTAAAGCCAAATCTTTAGAAAGGAATGCTACCCAACACTGTTAAGAGCATCATCTAAAGCATGAAAAAATAACATAGAAATTATCTCCAATCTATCCAGACATATTGTCAAGATTGGCCTAGTGTCAACTGAGTTATTGTTTGTTGTTATTAAAGCTACCCAGAGTATTTGGTCACAAGCTACCTCACATGCATCTTCAGACATGACAGGGTTTTGCAATTCAACTGGTTGGTGAAACACATCAAACATTACAAAGTATCATTTCTTTCATATTAACAGAAGAGTGGTCTAACCAAATCAATGACTGCTTGAGCGTCCTTCCTTATGATAGCAAAGTTAGCACGTGCTAATTCACTTTGTTCCTTCAGAACCTTTTGAAGAGTGAGTTCATCGTCATCTCCCTCCTGTTCTTCAAGTAGCAAGAAACGAATAACTGATGGAGGAACATCAGAGTCGAGAATGCTACCACAATATTGGAAGTAACTCAATAGTAATGCATATTGGCTGCAAAAGACAATCCAAAGTCTCCATTTAAATTTATAGGAGAGAAGTTAAAAAAATGACACTGTAGTCACTTATGACGCTAAAATTACCGTCTTCTCAAGGTTTCAGACGATTCATTTCgggttattgccataatgagcttGAACAACAACGAGTTACAGGCTGCATTTGACAGCTGTTTTGCCGAAATAATGTCAAGGCAAGTAACTGCATCAGAATCTGCACCAGTTGGGCATACGAATCTTTCATCCCGTAGTTTAGCCATACAGGTCAATGCTACCTTGAAAATGATCAAATGCACAAATTTTCATTAGTCTACAGAAGGTATTGTACTTGATTGATAATTGATGCATGGCACCCATGACTAACTTACATTGGTTAAAATATACGCCATTTTCACTGAACAGTCTGGAGATGATGTGGCACCCAATGAAGCATCAAGGAGCCTGCAGCATTGTGTCCAATAAGATTGTTACACTCATCAAGAACATAGAGTTTAGATTCTAGGAGAAAGGAGGCTCCACTCACTCAAACAATAACTGTGAACGGTCTTCAAGCAATGACATCCTTCTTGATACAGCAACCTGGGATTAAAAAGAGAGCAAACAGTGTATTATATCAAATTTCCAACACAACGAAGTTAAGCAGCCATGCAAACAGAACACTCACTTCAACAGTCTGAGACCAGCTAGTCAACATGTGAAGCTGGGCTGCCTGTTCTTCAAGATTTTTGTTATATCTCCAGGCCCATTTCAGCATATGATGGAATGATTCCTTTAGCTCGCCTTTCTCAGACTCGCTCAACTGTGTGTGCAGTTCTTGTGACATCTGAATATCAAAAGGAGCAACTTGTAGAACACAATAAACTcaaaagataacatgaacatGACTGAACACACAACCTGGATAAGTTTTTGATGGAAGGCATCCAGATCAATCAGTCGATCACCTCTCTCCGAAAAATAATATACACCGCCAAATTCAGATGTTGCAGAATTTCTTAGGATCTCTTCAATCTATGAATACCAAAAAAATGATGAGacataaaaaacaaaaataagaatTCGATGGGTTTAAAATGCACACCTTCGACTCAACTCTCAGATTTGAAAGCAACTGAGGATATTTCATAGAAGTGTCTGGACATCTGAACTGTACAACTTCAAGCAATTCCAAAACCTGTGAAACAAATAAAACATGAGATTTCTAGCATGGAAAAATTGTCAAGACATCTTATTCTCACTATAAAAGTTCTAAAAGTGGATATTTCTCGAGTTCTGTGGTGCACTGAATGGTGGACCATCATAGTGCATGTGCAGACACGACTTGTGTTGAGGCCGGTGCACCATTTGAACTTCCAACCACTTCTGAGTCCATTGTTCAGTGGCTAGGCCATCAATAATCCCAAATCCATGGCCACAGAAGTCAAAAGACCCTCAAGTCTGTCAGTGATGTTGCCACCAGAGGGGCTGGCCTTCGTTTTCCACAATTCACTCGGCTTGAAACCAATTTTCTGGATATCAAGCACCTAGACAGCTCCACATTTTACTTCTTTTGGTCCATAAACATTGTCCGTGCATAATCTAACCATTTGATGTAGTTGCACAGGTACTAGAAATTCTAATAGATTTCTAATTCATGTGTATGGTACCTAGTGATAGCAAAACATGGCCCACTAGAAGATGTGATACTAGTTTAAGGTTACGAGAAGGAACTGACAAAAAACCAGGAAAGCAGCTAAAGCAAGTTGGACAATTAAAGGCAACTGCAGGAATTATATCTGAGATGATGATCAACCAGTAAGCAGAAACCATCATATTCCCATCCAGACCTCTGTGGTTATGGTACTGACAGATTTCGAGGTGCTATCACTGAGAAAATAAGATATCCCAATAATTGGGCAAAGCTGCAATGAGGTAGAAAACAATAGGCCCTGCCCCAAAAAAAATATGTCGTGACAATGGAGATAGCATCGTACTTATCTAAGTACACACGTCCAACTGGTTGCTACTGGTGACATCGGTTCCATGAACAGTTTGGTTTATGTATAATCTGTATATACTCAAGTGAAAATCAAGTTCAAATCTCACAATCAGACAAGTTTCCAACAAGCTGCATTTTGTATGGAGTACCTAAGACACCCAGTAAGCAATAGTACACTCAATATCTTCCCATTTTACCAAGTGTTTTCAACAGAACGCTCGGCACAAAAGCGACACTCTGTAAATAAGTTGACATGTGTCCACTCTAATCGCGCTTGACAGAATCTAGATGGTGAAACTTATTGTACCGAGTGTTTTTGCTAGGAACTAGGAAAAAAATCATTTAGTCTACCAATTCATGGATGAAAATAATCAGATAACGATAATAAAAAATACTGATAACAGTCCACACACACTAAATCACGGATTAGATAGACACTGACAAACACAAACACTATTTCTTCATTCATTACAAAAAACATGCCAACAAACAATAATAGCAGACATTAAGCATTACCTTATTTCTATTCATTGGTCCATTGCTAGTGTTGATGGGAGTGCCGGGAGATTGGAACATGCTTGCATTCTTCATGTTCTCAGCGCAGTGACCAAAAGTGTCATTAAGAATAGCCAGAACAGCCTCCCGATACACAGATGATGATATATCGGATGCATGTAGTGCCAAAGCTAGCATCTTCAGCAACCACGCCCTCTGAAACCAATAAACTAAAGTTTAACAGAACAAAAATACCAACAAAACTATAGCAGTCAACCATCAAAACGCAATAATATCCTGAAAGCAGCCATTTAGATTTTGCAGCTCAGATATGATTGCTAAGTAGCAAGTTTCAAGGTCTCCACAAATCCAGTTGATTTCCCACATCGCATCAGATAGAAAAATTGTGTTGTCAACTCACTAGCATTTTTCAATTATTATTAAAAGTATTAGCATTCCAACATCGTATCTAAGTAGTGGCACAATTGCAACACAATACCTGAAAATGGAAAACAGTGAAACACCTGCAAAGGTTGATCTTAAAGCCCGTAACATGCCGTAAATTACTGTTTTCGCATTGTACTTTCCTACAATTTGTGGCAGACCATAATTCCATATAATCCCTCCGTCCCGAAAAGGATGTctcagatttgtctaaatttgtatGTATCAAGATACTAAATAGTGTTtatatacatccgaatttagacaaatctgcaaCCTCCtttttggaacagagggagtataaagaGTAACTCAATAGAAGATTTAATTACTCAACGAATTAACATCAAGTTTTCACCAAGATTGGTTATCAGTTTTAAGAACTATTGCAAAAGGACTTCTAAAGACCTGATATTGAGAAAGATTTTTCCCTACGCGAGTAATCAAGAAAGATCAATGTGTATGAGCTTAATACCTGATGGAGAGTGCTGATGCGAAGAGCTTGATTAATGTTCCTTTTGGGAAGTGGTGAAACAGCAATGGTTTCCACATGCTGATATCAGTAAACACAGAAAATATGACTTCAAATTCAAGTGTTTAGCTATGTTAAGTCAACAGAAGAAAGAAAACAAGGAATGTGAACCTTCGAAAAGAACTGATACTTCGTTGTACTCAGGAGATCCATGACAGGTCCACAAGTTAAAGGATCAAGACATAGCTCATACAGAAGCTGAATTCAGACAAGGAAAATGAATTTTGTTCCAAAAAAAGTAAAATAAGATCTTACTTCTGCCAAGCTCAGAAAACAAACCTGAAAACTGAACTCGTGAAGTAAGGCGTTTATATCAGGTTTTGTCACTTTTTCGAGATTGTCAAGGATTATCTTCAAGCAACTGCAGTATAATGACAGTCAGTTCATCAAACAAATTACATCACTACATGTAAGCACGCAGCATGAAGTTAACCTGTAGTGTGATTTTGGTTTTAGAACAGTTCGTTCTATAGGTCCGTTGACATCAAATCTTAAGAGTAAATGTGTAATGTTGGGAGCTGGACGACAAATATTGTCAATAAGTAGCTGCATGAAACATGTCTAGCACAGTTAGAAGACACATATATTAAGTAGCCCATAAGAGAAACTCGAAGATAGATACAAACAGCAACCTGTAGTATTAGAACACCAACATCATCTTTTGTGTTCTCTATGACCTGGAAATCATCAAAACGGTACTCCAAGCAAGCAGCATAATCCTCGATTACAGATTTAGAAACATTATCTTTCAGAAGCAACTGGACAAGCCCAACTATTCTAGAACTGTCATGGAAAGCAACAAGTGGTAAGCAGACTGGTATATTTCTCTTCAGTAAATTGTAGATGCTAATATGAAATAAAACACATCTCCAGCAATTAGCAGGCTGAAACAGGCAGCGTGCAGCAAAAATAGATTGGTTATCAGTTTTATTAACTATTGCAAAAGGACTTCTAAAGACTGATATTGAAAAAGATTTTTCCCTACGCAAGAAATCAAGAAAGATCAATGTGTATGAGCTAGTACGATTTGTCCCTACGCGAAAAATCAAGAAAAGCAAGAAAGATCAATGTGTATGAgcaaaaaatagaagaaattagATTCCCATCTGAAACAAGTGGTAAGCAGACACAAgtaatattactccctccgattcataactaggatggatgtatctaaaactaaaatgtgtctagatacatttatattggagacaattaatatggatcggagggagtagagaAAATCCATACCTCAAGATGCCCATGATTTTTATTGAACACTGTTGAATTTCAGGAAGATAATCATATCGGACAAACTCCAGCAAAGCTATAATCTGTCTATGATTTTGAGATAATACAACATCCAAGGGCTGCATAATTCAAAGGACAACGGAAAACGATGAGTTAGAGAACAATGACCAACAAAAACTAGAACAATGACATAATAAGAAAGAATAAAAACCTGGTAGAGTGGACGGAAAACATCTGCAAGAACCAGATCTCTCTCCATTACAAGAATAAATATTTCAAGTGAAAGATGGACAGTTTTCTCCAGAAGAATCCCGTAAGTTTGGGTAGTTCGCTCATTAATAAGAGTGTCAACACCCACTAATACGATGTTCATAATATTGCGGAAAGCAACCTTGCCACACATGAAATCCTGCAGTAGTTTCACAACCACGAATTATTTATACCACATATGGAGGATATGTACAAGTTCATAAAATATTTAGCATTTGAAACATCAAGATCAAACGTATATTTATGACATCGAAGAAGGGGCATAAAGCATAAGCGAATCAGCTACTGGAGCAAGGAACACTAGTTTTATATAAAATTTAAAAGCACATAATGTATACTGACCCTTCTTAAACCATTGTCCTGTTGAGAAATATCTAGTTAAGTAAACAGATGTGTACACTGTACTTGAAGTTGACAAGTGTGAGAATCAATATATCGAATTTGGTGATACTTTCCTGAAGGAGCTTTCTTTTCTGAGCTCATAATGTTGCTACAAAGGTATGATATATGGAAAGAAAGGTGACAGCACACCTGATGACAAGTGTCTTGCAGAATTCAGTTTACAAGTAAAGTAGATGAGTAGAGCAATATACTTTGACTTCTATTTTTCATAGGGTGAGCGAGAATGGTATCAACCACTCTAATCATGGAAACTTAAACTACATATATGGCATGATGCCATACAGCCCTTGACCATGTTAATATCTCTAGCCTCACtttcatgaagaagaggatgacactaGGAGAGTTGGGGCAATTTTCGTTGGTTTATTTCTCACACATCTCACACAAATGCCATGCCAAACTGAGGGCACGGGGTTACAAATTTATAGCTGCTAGCCAGCCAGAACATGCTAGTCTAAAGATGCTAACTGCCAGTCCTTATGCTAGTCTAAAGATGCTAACTGAAAGATGCtaactgccagtccttgatgcctCTAAAAAGCAGTCAAAGATCAGGGATGCTATCCTATCCTAACCACCTGTCCTTCACAAAGGACCATGTGTGTGCTGCAGTCCACAGGCATGTGTATGCTGCAGCAGCTCCACAAAGACCAGAATACAATGACTTATTCATCATTCTCCCCCTAAGTCTTGTATGCCGTCTTGCGGGAGCGCTGAGCCATCCCGATTCGGGAGCAGAGCTCGAGGAACTTGACCCTCCCAAGAGGCTTGGTGAGCAGATCTGCGAGCTGATCCGTGGTGTTGACGTAGCTTGCATGGATGCTCCCTTCCTCCAAGCAGTCTCGGATGAAGTGGTACCTCAACCGAATGTGCTTGCTCCGTTCATGAAAAACGGGGTTCTTTGCCAGGGCCAAAGCAGACTTGCTGTCCACCAAGAGCTGCACTGGTCTAGTGTCTCGACCAAGGAGATCACCAAGCAGTCGAGCGAGCCAGAGCGCCTGAGTGCAAGCGGTGGAGGCCGCTATGTACTCAGCCTCACAGCTGGACATGGCCACCACCTGCTGCTTGATCGACCGCCAGCTCACGAGGCACTtgccgaggaagacgaggatcccGCTCGTGCTCTTGCTCGGTGTCGATGTCGCCGGCGTGGTCGCCGTCGCCGTACCCGACGAAGTGCGCCGCCCCAGGACACCTAGGGTAGTGGAGGCCATGGTCGAGAGTCCCCGCAATGTAGCGGATGATCCTCTTCACGGCCTCGCAGGTGCTCCGTCGTCGGTCGCTCCATGAAACGACTAACGTAGCCGACGGAGAAGGCCAAGTCCGGCCGTGTGTGGGCGAGGTAGCAAAGGCTCCCCACAAGACGCCGGTATTGTGTggcgtccacttcctccgtcgtGCTGTCGCGGCTCAATTTCAGCCTCTCCTCCATTGGAGTGAGGGCTGGGTTGCATCCAGTGAGCCCAACTAGTTCAACGATGCGCTTGGCGTAGGCGGTCTGCCGAAGCGTGATCCCGGAGTGGTCCTGGTGCACCTCGATCCCCAGATAGAAGGAGAGGAGCCCCAGATCACTCATCTGGAAGGTGGCCTTCATCTCTTCCTTGAACGCTGCCACCTCTGCATCCTTGATGCCGGT includes:
- the LOC124691958 gene encoding nuclear pore complex protein NUP205-like, producing MKNASMFQSPGTPINTSNGPMNRNKVLELLEVVQFRCPDTSMKYPQLLSNLRVESKIEEILRNSATSEFGGVYYFSERGDRLIDLDAFHQKLIQMSQELHTQLSESEKGELKESFHHMLKWAWRYNKNLEEQAAQLHMLTSWSQTVEVAVSRRMSLLEDRSQLLFELLDASLGATSSPDCSVKMAYILTNVALTCMAKLRDERFVCPTGADSDAVTCLDIISAKQLSNAACNSLLFKLIMAITRNESSETLRRRQYALLLSYFQYCGSILDSDVPPSVIRFLLLEEQEGDDDELTLQKVLKEQSELARANFAIIRKDAQAVIDLVTKDAIHGSEAGKAISFYVLDSLISIDHDKYFLNQLQSRGILRSCLSDVSNYFSKDMSFSSEFSQRFCTADAQFSLLLRISHHYGKYGSQILLSMGALQNLSSCNLLGYQKKERAVEIDKKRSLTAPVLRIVTSFTSLVDSADFLEVKNKIVREIVDFAKQNQSIFNSILRENISGANAFTLERLNMVVSILSKVWAYEENDECSYVQDLFSMMHSLFSLDFGSLNLIQSPNMIENQKSELVLFGLCFGLISYLYFLATKKNMRFQISVGDNSEHGQQQPTLQMVSDLLNSVTLALERVGEEKYLLLNKVRDLNELSRKEVDEIIKVCMKQDCISPNDNIRKRRYIAMIDLCCMAGNRDQLITLLLQVAECAITILLVHFHDEACAEDLSSFSDELLPILERLENLKEDKVGRNLKLFHRSVSTLKETTVRSMAM